One genomic window of Coriobacteriia bacterium includes the following:
- a CDS encoding vitamin B12-dependent ribonucleotide reductase yields the protein MLESVAAEHYSRAIDGLLSLNAVKVLERRYLLKDEAGNPAENPSDMFIRVAENIASAERNWGADDKTIAEVSHDFYELMTSLEFLPNSPTLMNAGRDLQQLSACFVLPVEDSMESIFGAVRDTALIHKSGGGTGFSFSRLRPGGDQVRSTQGVSSGPVSFMRVFNQATEAVKQGGTRRGANMGVLRIDHPDILSFITCKADGDFGNFNISVAITEKFMQAVRAGTNYDLINPRTKEVFGELDAREVYELIVRMAWATGDPGIIFIDRMNRDNPTPALGEIESTNPCGEQPLLPFEACNLGSVNLSRFVIAGEAGPEVAWDKLADIVHKGVRFLDDVIEVNEYPLPKIGELAHGNRKIGLGVMGWADMLIKMDLAYDSEEGVVLGEKVMAFIDAEAKVESRKLAETRGSFPNFVGSIYDSSDGGPIRNATVTTIAPTGTLSIIANCSSGIEPLFAVSYIRTVMDNDRLVEVNPLFEDIAVARGFYGPDLMGLIADHGSVADIDEVPDDVRRVFVTAHDIAPAWHIRMQAAFQKHTDNAVSKTVNFSSEATIDDVRAVYDLAYDLGVKGVTIYRDGSKQGQVLTTGKSSQVGASVASEAPRHGEIEPRPRPSVTVGRTEKIQTGCGNLYVTVNWDEHGMCEVFTQMGKSGGCAASQSEALSRMVSVALRAGVDPEAIMKHLRGIRCPSPCWAEGGKVLSCADAVGIVLEHASSYIATGETQVGITKNTNRLDNLSGACPECGGALEHESGCAVCRSCGFSKCA from the coding sequence ATGCTGGAATCTGTTGCCGCGGAGCACTACTCGCGCGCCATTGACGGTCTTCTCAGCTTGAATGCAGTCAAGGTCTTAGAGAGACGTTACCTGCTGAAGGACGAAGCAGGTAACCCTGCCGAGAATCCTTCGGACATGTTCATCCGGGTTGCCGAGAACATCGCGTCCGCCGAGCGCAACTGGGGCGCAGACGACAAGACGATTGCAGAAGTGAGTCATGATTTCTACGAACTTATGACATCGCTCGAGTTTCTGCCCAACTCGCCCACCCTCATGAATGCCGGACGGGATCTTCAACAGCTCTCGGCGTGTTTCGTCCTGCCTGTAGAGGATTCAATGGAGTCGATTTTCGGTGCGGTTCGAGATACCGCATTGATCCACAAATCGGGCGGAGGCACGGGTTTCAGCTTTTCGCGGCTGCGCCCGGGCGGCGACCAGGTGCGTTCCACGCAAGGCGTGTCAAGCGGTCCCGTTTCATTCATGCGAGTATTCAACCAAGCTACCGAGGCCGTGAAGCAGGGCGGAACGCGGCGCGGCGCGAACATGGGAGTCTTGCGCATCGACCATCCGGATATTCTGAGCTTCATCACCTGCAAGGCTGATGGGGACTTCGGAAATTTCAACATATCGGTGGCAATCACCGAGAAGTTCATGCAGGCCGTTCGTGCCGGTACCAACTATGATCTGATCAATCCGCGAACCAAAGAGGTATTCGGCGAGCTCGATGCGCGCGAGGTCTACGAGCTGATTGTGCGCATGGCTTGGGCGACTGGTGACCCCGGAATCATCTTCATCGACCGCATGAACCGCGACAACCCCACTCCTGCACTGGGCGAGATCGAGTCCACCAACCCCTGTGGTGAGCAGCCGTTGCTGCCGTTTGAGGCGTGCAACCTCGGCTCCGTCAATCTCTCCCGCTTCGTGATCGCCGGAGAAGCGGGGCCCGAGGTCGCTTGGGACAAGCTGGCCGACATCGTGCATAAGGGCGTCCGGTTCCTGGATGACGTGATCGAAGTCAATGAATACCCACTTCCCAAGATAGGCGAACTTGCACACGGCAATCGCAAGATCGGTCTCGGCGTGATGGGCTGGGCCGATATGCTGATCAAAATGGATCTCGCATATGACAGTGAAGAAGGCGTGGTTCTCGGCGAAAAGGTCATGGCGTTCATCGATGCCGAGGCCAAGGTTGAATCGCGCAAGCTGGCTGAGACGCGTGGTTCGTTCCCCAACTTCGTGGGATCGATCTACGATTCCTCGGATGGTGGTCCCATCCGCAACGCAACGGTCACGACAATTGCCCCGACAGGCACGCTGTCGATCATCGCGAACTGCTCGTCCGGGATCGAACCGCTCTTTGCAGTGTCATATATCCGCACGGTGATGGACAACGATCGCTTAGTTGAAGTGAATCCTCTCTTCGAAGACATCGCGGTTGCGCGCGGGTTCTACGGCCCCGATCTCATGGGACTTATCGCTGATCATGGTTCGGTGGCTGATATTGATGAGGTGCCCGACGACGTTCGTCGCGTGTTTGTCACGGCGCACGACATCGCGCCCGCCTGGCACATCAGAATGCAGGCTGCATTCCAGAAGCATACCGACAACGCGGTCTCCAAGACGGTGAACTTTTCTTCGGAAGCGACCATCGACGACGTTCGTGCCGTCTACGACCTTGCCTACGATCTCGGCGTCAAGGGAGTGACCATCTATCGGGACGGAAGCAAGCAAGGCCAGGTTCTGACGACCGGCAAGAGTAGCCAGGTAGGCGCCTCTGTCGCCTCGGAGGCGCCCCGTCACGGCGAGATAGAACCGCGGCCTCGGCCATCTGTTACCGTAGGACGCACGGAGAAGATACAGACCGGTTGCGGGAACCTCTATGTGACGGTCAACTGGGATGAGCATGGGATGTGCGAAGTATTCACTCAGATGGGCAAGTCGGGCGGCTGCGCCGCATCCCAGTCCGAGGCCCTTTCGAGGATGGTCTCAGTCGCGCTGAGGGCCGGAGTCGATCCCGAAGCTATCATGAAACATCTCCGGGGAATACGGTGCCCCTCGCCGTGCTGGGCTGAGGGAGGTAAGGTTCTTTCGTGTGCCGATGCTGTGGGCATCGTGCTCGAACATGCGTCAAGCTATATCGCAACGGGCGAGACCCAGGTAGGGATCACGAAGAACACCAACCGTCTCGACAACCTTTCGGGAGCGTGTCCGGAGTGTGGAGGCGCGTTGGAGCATGAAAGCGGGTGCGCCGTCTGCCGCTCCTGCGGGTTCAGCAAGTGTGCGTGA
- a CDS encoding NifU family protein: MDKEQVQSALDQIRPALQADGGDIELVEVTDDGVVKVKLVGACKGCPMSQITLSNGVERVLKQQFPELVRVEPV; this comes from the coding sequence GTGGACAAAGAGCAGGTTCAGAGCGCGCTCGATCAGATTCGTCCGGCACTGCAGGCGGATGGCGGAGACATTGAACTCGTTGAAGTCACTGATGACGGTGTTGTGAAGGTTAAGCTTGTGGGTGCATGCAAAGGGTGTCCGATGTCGCAGATCACTCTTTCGAACGGTGTGGAGCGCGTTCTCAAGCAGCAGTTCCCTGAGTTGGTTCGCGTAGAGCCTGTCTAA